The Candidatus Binatia bacterium genome includes the window GAACGCGTTCCACGACGAGGCGGCGCAGACCGGCTTCTACGGACTCGACCTCTACTCGATGTTCAGCTCGATCCGCGCCGTGCTCGACTACCTCGACAGCGTCGATCCGGAGGCGGCCAGGATCGCGCGCCGCCGCTATGCATGCTTGACGCCGTGGGAGAACGATCCCCAGGCCTACGGCGGCGCCGCCGTCACCGGCCGCTACCGCGTGTGCGAGAAGGAGGCGACCGCGATGCTCGCCGACCTGCTCGCGCGCCGGCTCGAGTACTCGGCCCGCGACGGCGATCGCTTCTTCGACGCCGCGCGCAACGCGGCGCTCGTGGCGAGCGCCGAGCGCTACTACCGCGTGATGTACTACGGCGGCGACGAGTCGTGGAACCTGCGCGACCGGCACATGTTCGACACGCTGCTCGCGCTGCTCGACTTCCACGGCCCGGAGTCGAAGGCCGTGGTGTGGGCGCACAACTCGCACGTCGGCGACGCGCGCGCGACCGAGATGGGCGTGCGCGGCCAGCTCGACGTCGGACAGCTCTGCCGCGAGCGCTTCGGGCGCGCGGCCTTCCTGGTCGGCTTCGGCACCGACCACGGCACGGTCGCCGCCGCGCACGACTGGGATGCCCCGATGGAGGTGATGCGCGTCCGCCACGCGCACGCCGAGAGCTACGAGCGCATCTGCCACCAGAGCGGTGTGCCGGCGTTCATCCTGCAGCTCCGCGAGCCGGAGCGCGAGGAGCTGCGCGGCGAGCTCGTCCCGCCGCGCCTCGAGCGCGCGATCGGCGTGATCTACCGGCCGGAAACCGAGCTGCAGAGCCACTACTTCCACGCCTCGCTGCCGCTGCAGTTCGACGCGTGGATCTGGTTCGACGAGTCGCACACCGTCCTGCCGGTGACCGCGCAGGACATGCGCGTGCTCGAGCAGCTCGCGGACGGCGCGCGCTAGCGAACGGCTCCTCGCCGTCGCGGCGCGCGGCGCGACGGCTCGTGGCGCGAGCGCTCGCGGACGGCGGCGACGTCGCCGTCGAGCGGCACCATCGCGCCGTCCTCGGCGACGCTCACGTTCCAGCCGAGCTGCTCCTCGACGAGCTCGCAGAGGCTCGCCGACGCTTCGGGCTCGCCGTGCACGAGCCAGAGCTTCCTCGGCGCGCGCCGGAAGCCGCGCAGCCAGCGCAGGATGTCTTGACGGTCGGCGTGCGCGGAGAAGCCGTCGAGCGCGACGACCTTCGCTCGCACGGTCACCTCCTCGCCGAACATGCGTAGCGTCTTCGCGCCGTCCTGCAGCGAGCGTCCGCGCGTGCCGGCGGCCTGGAAGCCGGTCAGCAGGACGGTGTTGCGCTCGTCGGGCAGACGCTGTCGCAGGTGGTGCAGGACGCGTCCGCCGGTCGCCATGCCGCTGCCGGCGATGACGATCATCGGACCGCGCGCCATGCCGATCTCGCGCGAGTCGGCGACCGAGCGCACGAGCTCGAAGCGCCGCGTCTCGAGCGGGTTGCGCTGCGCGTCGGTGAGCGCCTGCATGTCGACGTCGTGCTCGTCGCGGTGACGCGCGTAGATCTGCGTCACGTGCGACGCCATCGGGCTGTCGACGAAGACCGGCACGACCGGAATCCGGTCGGTGTCCTCGAGGTGGCGCAGCGCCCAGACCAGCTCCTGCGTGCGCCCGACGGCGAACGCGGGAACGATCAGCACGCCGCCGCGCTCCACCGTGTCGTTGACGACCTGGGCGAGGATCGAGGTCGGGTCGCTCGGGTGGACGCGGTCGCCGTAGGTCGACTCGACGAGCACGACGTCGCCCTCGTCGATGTACTCCGGGTCGTGCAGGATCGGCCGCTTCCAGCGTCCGAGGTCGCCCGAGAAGACGAGCCGACGCGGCGGCGGTCCGTCGATCTCGAGCTCGACGATCGCCGAGCCCAGGATGTGCCCCGCCTGGCGCAGGCGCGCCGACACGCCGTCGGCGACGCGGAACCACTCGCCGCGCTTGCGCACCTCGACGAGACGCCACACCTGCTCGACGTCCTCGGCGGTGTAGAGCGGCAGCGCCGGACGGTGCTTCGAGTAGCCGTGCCGGTTCGCGTACGCGGCCTCCTCCTCCTGCAACCGCGCCGCGTCGAGCAGCAGGATGGCGAGCAGGTCCGCGGTCGCGGGCGTGCAGTACACGGGCCCGCGAAATCCTTGCTTGAAGAGGAGCGGCAGGGCGCCGGAGTGGTCGATGTGCGCGTGGCTCAGCACCACCGCCGAGACCGCTTCGGGATCGAGCGGCAGCGGGCGCCAGTTGCGCAGGCGCAGCTCCTTCTGCCCCTGGAACATCCCGCAGTCGAGCAGCACCTGGCTCTTCGCCGTGCGCACGAGGTGCTTCGAGCCGGTGACGGTTCGGGCACCGCCGAGGAAGGCGAGCGTCGTCGCGTCCCCGGCGCGCTTGCCGTCGGCCTTCCGCGGACGCTCGCGCACGCGGTGTCTTTACAGCAGCGTCGCCGCTCCGCGAAGCGCCGCGCACGAGCGGCGAAGGTTGCGCCCTGGCGGGAAGCCCGCGATAACGGCCGTCATGACCAGAACGCACCGTGGGCCCTGCGAGGAGACGGCAAGCCGCTCGGCGGCGCTGCGGCGACGCGCCGCGCGCAGGCCGGTGGTGCGCGCCGTGACGACGGCGGTCGCGGCGCTCGCCTGGCTCGCAGCGCCCGCGGAGCCGGCACGCGGCGAAAGCGAAGGCGAGAAGCTCTATCGGACGCTGTGCGCGTCGTGCCACGGCGTCGACGGCCGCGGCGACGGTCCGGCGGCGCCCGCGCTCTCGCCGCCGCCGACCGACCTCACCAAGTCGGACCTCAGCGTCCCGGAGCTGATGAAGGTCATCGACGGACGGCGCACGATCCGAGCGCACGGCGACGCCGCCATGCCGGTCTGGGGACGCGTCTTCGAGCACGCGCTCGAGGGAAGCCCGCGCCAGCACCGCGCGGCGCTCAGCACCGAGCAGATCCTCGCCGAGTACGTGCGCAGCCTGCAGAAGTCCGACAAGGACGGGAAGAACTGACCCCGCGGACGGCGCTCCGCGCTCGTCGGGCACGAACCGGACGGCGCGGCGGGACGCGCGCCCCCGGCGCCCGGTGCAGCCCTTGCAATCCGCGACACGCCGACGCTAAGCCCGAGCCGTGCCGGATCCGATCCTGATCGCGGAAGACGAGCCCGGAGTCCGCGAAAGCCTCGCCGAGGTGCTGCGCGACGCGGGCCACGTGGTCGAAACCGCGGCGGACGGCGCGAGCGCGCTCGCGGCGCTCGAGCGACAAGAATTCGCTGTCGTCGTCACCGACCTCCGCATGCCGGGCGCGGACGGCCTCACCGTGCTGCGCCGCGCGCGCGAGCTGTCGCCGCAGACGGTGGTCATGGTGATGACCGCGCACGGCAGCATCGAGAGCGCGGTCGAGGCGCTGCGCGCGGGCGCCGCCGACTACGTGCTCAAGCCGGTGCTGTTCGACGACCTGCTCACCAAGGTCGAGCGCATCCTCGAGCACCGCGAGCTCGTCTGGCAGACGCAGATGCTGCGCCGCGAGCTCGAGCGCCACGTCGAGTTCGACCTGGTCGGCAAGAGCCCGGCGATGCAGGAGGTGACGAAGCTCCTCGCCAAGGTGGCGCCGACGCGCAGCACGGTGCTGATCACCGGCGAGAGCGGCACCGGCAAGGAGGTGATCGCGCGCGCGATCCACGCCGCGAGCGAGCTGCGCCACAAGATCTTCCTGCCGGTCAATTGCGCGGCGATCCCGGAGTCGCTGCTCGAGAGCCAGCTCTTCGGGCACGTGCGCGGCGCGTTCACCGGCGCGGTCTCGAACCAGGAAGGCCTCTTCAGCCGCGCGCGCGGCGGAACGATCTTCCTCGACGAGATCGGCGACATGCCGCTCGGGCTGCAGTCGAAGCTGCTGCGCGTCGTCGAGTCGCGCGAGATCCTGCCGGTCGGCGCGACGACGCCGATCAAGGTCGACGTCCGCGTGCTCGCCGCGACCAACCGCGACCTCGCGAAGATGGTCGAGGAAGGGACGTTCCGCGAGGACCTCTACTACCGGCTCAACGTGGTGAACATCCACCTGCCGCCGCTGCGCGAGCGGCGCGAGGACATCCCCGGCCTGATCGACTTCCTGATCCGGCGTCACCGTCGCGAGCTCAAGCGGCCGTTCAAGGGCGTCGACAACGCGGCGCTCAAGGTGCTGATGGCGCAGCCGTGGAAGGGCAACGTGCGCGAGCTCGACAACGTGATCGAGCACGCGATGATCGTCGGCGAGGGCGAGTGGATCACGCTCGCCGACCTGCCGCGCTCGCTGCGCGGTCCCGACGCCGACCTGTCGCCGGTGGTCGGCGACGACCTGCGCGAGGCGCTGCGCGCCTACGAGCGCATCCACATCGAGTCGGTGCTGCAGCGCACGGGCAACGACAAGAAGCTCGCCGCCGAGCGCCTCGGTCTCTCGCTCTCCTCGCTGTATCGCAAGATCGAGGAGCTGGGGATTCCGCTTGGCCGATGAACGCGACACGGCGCGCAAGACGCGCGAGCTCAGCGAGCTGATCGGCCTCGACGCCGAGAAGCGGGCCGAGCGCCTCGCGTTCTACGACATCTCCCCCGCCGACGAGGCGCACCTCGCGAAGCTCGCGGAGATCTGCGACCCGCACCTCGAGCGAGCGATCGCCGACTTCTACGCGCACCTGCTGCGCTTCCCGGAGCTCGAGGAGATGCTGCGCGCGGTCCCCGACCGCGTGCACAAGCTGCAGGGGCTGCAGCGGGAGTACTTCCACCAGCTCACGCGCGGCCGCCTCGACGCGGACTACTTCGAGAGCCGGCTGCGCGTCGGCAACGCGCACCAGCGCGTCGGGCTCCGGCCCGAGTGGTACATCGGCGGCTTCAGCCTGCTGCTGCGCGCGTACCTGCGGACGATCTTCGAGCAGCGCGGCAGCACGCTGCCGCCCGAGGCGGAGGCGCTGATCAAGACGCTCTTCCTCGACCTCTCGCTCGCGATCGACACCTACATCGCCGGCGGCTTCGTCGAGCGCGAGCACGCGGCGCGCCTGCAGCGCGCGACCGAGATGGCGCAGGAGGCGCTGCGCACCAAGGAGCAGACCGAGCGCTTGAAGGACGACCTCACGAGCATGGTCGTCCACGACCTGAAGAATCCGGTGAACGGCATCGCGATGACCGCGCAGCTCGCGCTGCGCAAGAGCGCCGACCTGCCGGAAGCGCACGTCAATTACCTGCGGCAGATCGAGCGCACCTGCCGCGAGATGATGCGTCTCATCCAGAACCTCCTCGAGATCGCGAAGATCGAGGAGGGCAAGATGCCGGTCGCGAAGGAAGCGCTGCCAGCGGCGGAGCTGATCGCCGAGGTGCAGCGCGAGTACGAGCCGGTCGCGGCACAGGCGGGACGCGAGCTCATCGTGCAGGTCCCGGACGGCCTGCCCGACCTGGTCGCCGACCGCAGCCTGCTCAAGCGCGTGCTCGTCAACCTGGTCGCGAACGCGCTGCGCCACAGCGGCAGCCCGGACGTCGTCATCGCCGCGGCGGTGGAGGATCCGTCGCACGTCGTGCTCACCGTCACCGACCGCGGCAGCGGCTTCGACGAGCCGGACCTCGAGGTGGTGTTCGAGAAGTTCCGCTCCGTGCGCCGCTCGCCGGCGAGCGCACCGACCGGCGACACCGGGCTCGGCCTCCCCTTCTGCAAGCTCGCCGTCGAGCACATGGGCGGCCGGATCGGCGTGCGCAGCCAGCCGGGCGTCGAGACGACCTTCTGGGTCAGCTTGCCGCGGAGCGCGTGACGGTGCTCGTCAGGCGCCGCGAGGGGTGCGGGACGAGCAGCACCGGCCAGCCGGCGTAGCGCACCACGCGGTCCGAGACGCTGCCGAGCAGCGGCGCCGTCGAGCGCGAGTGGCCGTGCGATCCGATGACGATCGCGAGCGGGCGCTCGACGTCGGCGAGCCGCAGCACCTCGCGCGCGGGATCGCCGGGACGGAGCAGCGTCCGCACGCTGAGCCCGCGCTCGACGAGCGTGCTGCGCGCGCGCTCGAGCGCCGCGCGCGAGCGCTCGCGTCGTGCGAGGCCATCGCCGTCGAGCGGCGCCGTCTCCGCCGCCGCCTCGACGTGCAGCAGCACGATCTCCGCGTCGAAGCGGCCAGCCATGTCCGCGGCGAACTCGAGCACGACCTCGGAGGTCGGCGAGAAGTCGAGCGGCACGAGAAGCGGACCTGGCTGGCTCATCGGCGCGAGCGCCATGCAAGGCACACACCAGCGCGCCACCGTCCTGCGCGCGCGTCGACGCCACACCTCGACGCGCCGCGTTCGCAAGCTTTGGAATCGCCGCCTCGGCTTCGTTTCCAGTCCTGAGAGTCGTGCAGGTCGCCTGCCCTTGCGCCGACGCCGGCGACGAGGGATCGTCGCTTGCAAAGCGAGCGAGCCGTGCGAGCGATGGTTCTCCGCAAGCTGTGCGACCTGCGGCACGAGACGGCGCCGCTGTCGTACGAGACCGTGCCCGACCCCGAGCCGGGTCCGAACGACCTGCTGCTCGAGGTCAGCGTGTGCGGCGTCTGCCATACCGAGCTCGACGAGATCGAAGGCCGCACGCCGCCACGCACGCTGCCGATGATCCTCGGCCACCAGGCGGTCGGGCGCGTCATCGGCCGCGGCGAGGCCGCGACGCAGATCGCGCTCGGCGCGCGCGTCGGCGTCGCCTGGATCCACCACGCGTGCGGCGTCTGCCGCCACTGCCGCGTGGGCGACGAGAACCTGTGCCTGGAGTTCGTCGCCACCGGACGCGACGTCCCCGGCGGCTACGCCGAGCGGATGATCGTCCCGGAGACGTTCGCGCACCCGATCCCGGAGGGGCTGTCGGACGTCGAGGCCGCGCCGCTTCTCTGCGCAGGCGCGATCGGCTGGCGCTCGCTGCGTCTCACCGGGATGTCCGACGGCGACCGACTCGGCCTCACCGGCTTCGGCGCCTCGGGCCACCTCGTGCTCGCGATGGTGCGCCGACGCTTCCCGTCGAGCGAGGTGTACGTCTTCGCGCGCAACCCCGAGGAGCGCGCGTTCGCGCGCGAGCTCGGCGCCGTGTGGACCGGCGACAGCGAGGATCTCGCGCCCGCGAAGCTGCACGCGATCATCGACACCACGCCCGCGTGGCGCCCCGTGCTCGGCGCGCTCGCGAACCTCGAGCCGGGCGGACGGCTGGTGATCAACGCGATCCGCAAGGAGAGCGCCGACCGCGACCGGCTCGCGACGCTCGACTACGCGCGCGACCTCTGGCTCGAGAAGGAGATCAAGAGCGTCGCCAACGTGACCCGCGCCGACGTGCGCGAGTTCCTCGAGTTCGCCGCGACCGCGAAGATCGCGCCCGCCGCGACCGAGTTCCCGCTCGCGGACGCGAACCGCGTGCTGGTCGAGCTCAAGCGCGCCGCGGGGCGCGGCGCGAAGGTGCTGCGCGTCGCGTGAGCCGTCCGTCATGAGCACGATCGGCGCCCGCGCCGCGGCCTCCGCGCTCGTCCTGGCTGCGACGCTCGCCTGCGCGCTCGGCGCGCGCGACGCGCACGCCCGCCTGCGCACCGACCTGCGCGGCGCGCAGCTCTACGCGACCGAGTGCGCGCCGTGCCACGGTCCGACCGGACGCGGCGACGGCCCCGAGGGCGTCTACTTCAACCCGCCGCCGCGCAACCTGCACGAGGGCTTTCTCGCGCTCTACGAGACCGACGAGATCGTGGCGCGGATCCGCAGCGGGCAGCCGCTGACGATCGAGATCGATCAGGTGGCGCTGCGCCGCCGCGAGCGGATGGTCGAGGACATCGTCGCGCACCTCGAGCGCTTGCCGGACGTCGACTGGGAGCGCGTCGAGCGCGGCGCCGAGCTCTACGCGACGCGCTGCGCGGGCTGCCACGGGCCGTTCGGGCGCCCGGAGGAGGCCGGCGCCCTTCCCGAGCAGCCCCCGCGGCAGAACCTGTCCGCGCCGTCCTTCCAAAAATCGGTCAGCGACACAAAGCTCCTCGAGCTCGTGCGGCACGAGCGCGAAGGCCTGCCCCGCATCGCGCCGCTCGACGCCTCCGACGCGCGCGACGTCGTCGCGTACGTGCGGCTCCTGTCGCCGGGCTTCGAGCTCTACTCGCTGTGGTGCGCGGGCTGCCACGGCGACGACGGCAGCGGCGTCGGCGAGCCCGGCGTCGGCGTCGACCGTCCGGAGGTCGTTCTCGACCGCGCCTATCTGCGCGCGCAGGATCCGAAGGAGCTGCGGCGCAACGTCGTGCACATGCTCGAGTCGCAGGAAGGCGCGATGCCGCACATGCAGCGCGGCCTCAGCGAGGAGCAGGTGCGCAGCATCGTCGAGTACCTGCGCGCGACCGACAAGAGCCCGCGGCCCTCGCCGCAGCGCAAGTGAACCCGCGCGTCGTGCGCGTGCGGTCGGGCGCTCAGTCGTTCTGCTTCAAATGGCCGACGATCGCGCGCAGCTCGGCATCCGACAGCGCTTCGCGGAAGTGCGGCATGCGCGCGCCGTGCTGCTCGAGCATGTGCGCGACCTCCTTGCGGAGCTGCGCGCGATCCTTGCTCGCGAGCCAGGCGCGATCGAAGACGACGCGCGGCCGCTGCTCGCCGCGCGCGAGCACGCCGTTCGCGCGTCCCTCGTCGCCGTGGCACGGCGCGCAGGAGTACGAGTAGGTCTCGAAGCCCGGCGACAGCAGGCGGAGAAACGGCAGCAGCGTGCGCGCCTTGGCGTCGTCCTGCAGCCCGGGGATGGCCGGCATCGCGCGGTGCCCGTGCTGGACCACGGCGATCAGCTCGTCGTCGCTCGTTACGCGCTGGAAGCCCGCGTCCCAGAGGTCGCGCGGCGGACGCTGCACGCCGGGCGGCAGCTCGGACGCCGGCAGCGGCTTGCCGTACGGTCCGTGACAGACGGCGCAGCGCGCGGCGAACAGCGCCGCACCGGCGTCGACCTGCGCCCAGTCGATGGTCGGCAGGCGCTCGACGTGCGCGACCAGCGCGTCGAGATTCGCGAGGCGCTCGGCGAGCGTCTTCGGATCGGGCGTGATCGGCAGCGGCGCGCCGTCGCGCAGGCGGGCGACCAGCGCGTCCTCGCTGGCGTCGAGCACGCCAGCGCGCAGGTCGCGGGGCTTGGGCACGAACCAGCGCGCCTCCGGTCCGTCGCCGCTGCCGCCGACGCCGTGGCAGGGCGCACACTGAACGAGGTAGAGCGCGGCGCCGTCGGGCGCGTCGGCGCCGAGGGCCACGGACGGCACGAGCAGTCCCAGGACGACGCCCAGGATCGCGACCAGCCGGCAGCGAAGGACGATCCGCATGCGGACCTTCCACCACGAGGCCGGACCCACTTCAAACAACCCGCGCAAGCTGGCAGCGCTCTTGCGATGGAGGAGAGCGCATGATGCTGGCGCAGGACAAAGGACGCATCGGGATCGGCGCCGGACGGGTGCGCGGACGCTTCCACGGGGTGAACGTCGAATGGACTCGCGACCGCTTCGCGGAGGTGATCCGTCGCGACGTGCAGGCGAAAGCGGCGCGCGGCTGGTCGCAGAGCCGCATCTGGAGCTGGCTCAAATCGGCGTACGCGCTCGACCAGGGCTCGGCGGACCTCGCGCGCAAGGCGTTCGACGAGGTGATCGGCCCCGCACCCACACCACGGGACGAGAACGGGGCGCACTGAGCTTTCCCATCGCTGCGACGCCGTGAGCGCCCGGGATTCCGATCCTCGCGGCGTCCGCTGAGCGGAGGGCGCCGGCGCCGCTTGACGGCGCGTCGCGGACCTGCGCACCCCGGGCATTCTTTGCAAGCGCGAGCAGCCACGACGGAACCCACGACAAACCGCACGAGCGAGCATGCGCGGCGCACCACCGGCCGCCTCGACTGGAGGACGACATGAGCAACGGCAAGGGGCTTCGCACCATCGTCGTCGGCACCGACTTCTCGGAGGACGCGACCGCCGCCCTCGGGTGGGCCGAAACCATCGCGCGTGACCACGGAGCGCACCTCGTGCTGGTGCACGCGGCGCCCTCCGAGGTGCTCCCCGCGCCGGAGTTCATCCCGCTGCCGGCCGAGTACTACGAGCGGATCCACGCCGAGTCGCGACAGCGGCTCGAGGGCATCGCGGCCGAGGTCCGTCAGCGTGGCTTGACGGTCGACTGCGAGCTCCTGCTGAGCTTGCCCGCGAACGGCGTGCTCGACGTCGCCGCGCGGCGCAACGCCGATCTGATCGTCGTCGGGACGCGCGGTCAGACCGGCTGGAAGCGCGCGCTGCTCGGCAGCACGGCGGCGCGGCTCGTCCGCGAGGCGACCTGCCCCGTGCTGGTCGTGCACCCGCAGGACGCGGGTCCGCCGCGTCCGGTGCGCACGATCGTCGTGCCGACCGACTTCTCGGAGGACGCGAGCCTCGCGGCGAACGCCGCCGCGAAGCTGCTCGGCGAGCTCGGCGGCGAGCGGCGTCTGGTGCTGCTGCACGCCTACCGCTGCCCGATCGAGGCGGCGCACCTGCCGGCGAAGGTCTTGATGGACGCGCTGCGCGACGCCGAGCGCGCGGCGCAGCAGAGCCTCGAGTCGCTCGCCGCGACGCTGCGCCGTCCTGGGCTCACGATCGACACCATGGCGCGCGAGGGCTACCCGCCCGAGGTGATCGTCGAGCTCGCGCGCACCGCGAAGGCCGATCTGATCGCGATGGGGACGCACGGACGCTCGGGGCTCGGCCGCTTCCTGCTCGGCAGCACCGCGGAGCGCGTCCTGCCGACGGCGCCCTGCCCGGTGCTGACGGTGCACCGGCCGAGCTAGCCGACGCGCGTGCGGCGGTGGCGCAGCTTCGCGTCGAGCGTGCTCAGGAAGCCGGAGTGGCGGCCGGGGACGACGAGCGCGAGCGCCGGCGCGAGGAGCGCGGCGAGCGGGACGCCTTCTTCGCGGCGGGCTTCGCGCTCTCGGCCTTCGCCGCCTCGGGCTCGGGCGCTCGCTCCGTGCGCTCCGCTCGCTCTGCGGACTCCGCCGGACGCGTGCTCATCTCGGGTCCGAAGCGGGTCACGATGTAGGAGCGGTTCTGCGCGTCGCGCGTGAGCTCGAGCAGGCCGCGGCGCGCCGCGTCCTCGAGCAGCTTGCCGAAGGTCTTGTAGCCGTAGAACGCCTCGTTGAACGACGGCCTCTTGCGCTTGATGGTCTCCTTGATCAGCGACGACCACAGCACGTCGCGGTTCTCGCGACGCAGCGCCTGCAGCGACTCGAGCAGCAGCGCGAACGCCTTGCGCTGCTTCTCGTTCGCGGCCGGCAGCTCGGCCGGCTCCTCGACGACGGCGGCGAGGTCCTCGTAGTAGATGAACTCGTGGCAGTTGTCGCGCAAAAGATCGGAGGTCGAGGCCTCGGTGCCGAGTCCGATGACGTGCTTGCCGTTCTCCTTGAGCTTCGAGACCAGCGGCGAGAAGTCGCTGTCGCCCGAGACGATCACGAAGGTGTTGATGTGCGGCTTCGAGTTGCAGAGATCCATCGCGTCGACGCACAGACGGATGTCGGCCGAGTTCTTGCCGCTGATGCCGCGGCCGGGGATCTCGATCAGCTCGAACGCCGCCTCGTGGAGCTGCGTGCGGAAGTCGGCGAAGCGCTTCCAGTCGGCGTACGCACGCTTGACGACGATGTCGCCCTTCTCGACCAGGCGCGCGAGCACCCGCTCGATGTCGAAGCGCTCGCCCGCCTTGAAGCCGAGGGCGAGGTTCTCGAAGTCGACGAATACCGCGAGGATCTTGCGCTCATCCACCATGGGCGACGTCGAAATGACAGCCTGCAGGCCCCGAGCGCAAGTGGCTCCGGGTCGTTCACCTGCATTCGGTTTGGGATAGGATGACGGCTGCGCGCCGGGGCGCGCAGCGGCCCGCCCGGGTCGCCGGGCTGGAAGGAGGACCGACGTGTCATTTGGAAAGCTTCTGGACGA containing:
- a CDS encoding MBL fold metallo-hydrolase is translated as MRERPRKADGKRAGDATTLAFLGGARTVTGSKHLVRTAKSQVLLDCGMFQGQKELRLRNWRPLPLDPEAVSAVVLSHAHIDHSGALPLLFKQGFRGPVYCTPATADLLAILLLDAARLQEEEAAYANRHGYSKHRPALPLYTAEDVEQVWRLVEVRKRGEWFRVADGVSARLRQAGHILGSAIVELEIDGPPPRRLVFSGDLGRWKRPILHDPEYIDEGDVVLVESTYGDRVHPSDPTSILAQVVNDTVERGGVLIVPAFAVGRTQELVWALRHLEDTDRIPVVPVFVDSPMASHVTQIYARHRDEHDVDMQALTDAQRNPLETRRFELVRSVADSREIGMARGPMIVIAGSGMATGGRVLHHLRQRLPDERNTVLLTGFQAAGTRGRSLQDGAKTLRMFGEEVTVRAKVVALDGFSAHADRQDILRWLRGFRRAPRKLWLVHGEPEASASLCELVEEQLGWNVSVAEDGAMVPLDGDVAAVRERSRHEPSRRAPRRRGAVR
- a CDS encoding cytochrome c, translated to MTTAVAALAWLAAPAEPARGESEGEKLYRTLCASCHGVDGRGDGPAAPALSPPPTDLTKSDLSVPELMKVIDGRRTIRAHGDAAMPVWGRVFEHALEGSPRQHRAALSTEQILAEYVRSLQKSDKDGKN
- a CDS encoding sigma-54 dependent transcriptional regulator — protein: MPDPILIAEDEPGVRESLAEVLRDAGHVVETAADGASALAALERQEFAVVVTDLRMPGADGLTVLRRARELSPQTVVMVMTAHGSIESAVEALRAGAADYVLKPVLFDDLLTKVERILEHRELVWQTQMLRRELERHVEFDLVGKSPAMQEVTKLLAKVAPTRSTVLITGESGTGKEVIARAIHAASELRHKIFLPVNCAAIPESLLESQLFGHVRGAFTGAVSNQEGLFSRARGGTIFLDEIGDMPLGLQSKLLRVVESREILPVGATTPIKVDVRVLAATNRDLAKMVEEGTFREDLYYRLNVVNIHLPPLRERREDIPGLIDFLIRRHRRELKRPFKGVDNAALKVLMAQPWKGNVRELDNVIEHAMIVGEGEWITLADLPRSLRGPDADLSPVVGDDLREALRAYERIHIESVLQRTGNDKKLAAERLGLSLSSLYRKIEELGIPLGR
- a CDS encoding HAMP domain-containing sensor histidine kinase, which translates into the protein MADERDTARKTRELSELIGLDAEKRAERLAFYDISPADEAHLAKLAEICDPHLERAIADFYAHLLRFPELEEMLRAVPDRVHKLQGLQREYFHQLTRGRLDADYFESRLRVGNAHQRVGLRPEWYIGGFSLLLRAYLRTIFEQRGSTLPPEAEALIKTLFLDLSLAIDTYIAGGFVEREHAARLQRATEMAQEALRTKEQTERLKDDLTSMVVHDLKNPVNGIAMTAQLALRKSADLPEAHVNYLRQIERTCREMMRLIQNLLEIAKIEEGKMPVAKEALPAAELIAEVQREYEPVAAQAGRELIVQVPDGLPDLVADRSLLKRVLVNLVANALRHSGSPDVVIAAAVEDPSHVVLTVTDRGSGFDEPDLEVVFEKFRSVRRSPASAPTGDTGLGLPFCKLAVEHMGGRIGVRSQPGVETTFWVSLPRSA
- a CDS encoding universal stress protein, translated to MALAPMSQPGPLLVPLDFSPTSEVVLEFAADMAGRFDAEIVLLHVEAAAETAPLDGDGLARRERSRAALERARSTLVERGLSVRTLLRPGDPAREVLRLADVERPLAIVIGSHGHSRSTAPLLGSVSDRVVRYAGWPVLLVPHPSRRLTSTVTRSAAS
- a CDS encoding alcohol dehydrogenase catalytic domain-containing protein, which translates into the protein MVLRKLCDLRHETAPLSYETVPDPEPGPNDLLLEVSVCGVCHTELDEIEGRTPPRTLPMILGHQAVGRVIGRGEAATQIALGARVGVAWIHHACGVCRHCRVGDENLCLEFVATGRDVPGGYAERMIVPETFAHPIPEGLSDVEAAPLLCAGAIGWRSLRLTGMSDGDRLGLTGFGASGHLVLAMVRRRFPSSEVYVFARNPEERAFARELGAVWTGDSEDLAPAKLHAIIDTTPAWRPVLGALANLEPGGRLVINAIRKESADRDRLATLDYARDLWLEKEIKSVANVTRADVREFLEFAATAKIAPAATEFPLADANRVLVELKRAAGRGAKVLRVA
- a CDS encoding c-type cytochrome, yielding MSTIGARAAASALVLAATLACALGARDAHARLRTDLRGAQLYATECAPCHGPTGRGDGPEGVYFNPPPRNLHEGFLALYETDEIVARIRSGQPLTIEIDQVALRRRERMVEDIVAHLERLPDVDWERVERGAELYATRCAGCHGPFGRPEEAGALPEQPPRQNLSAPSFQKSVSDTKLLELVRHEREGLPRIAPLDASDARDVVAYVRLLSPGFELYSLWCAGCHGDDGSGVGEPGVGVDRPEVVLDRAYLRAQDPKELRRNVVHMLESQEGAMPHMQRGLSEEQVRSIVEYLRATDKSPRPSPQRK
- a CDS encoding c-type cytochrome, giving the protein MRIVLRCRLVAILGVVLGLLVPSVALGADAPDGAALYLVQCAPCHGVGGSGDGPEARWFVPKPRDLRAGVLDASEDALVARLRDGAPLPITPDPKTLAERLANLDALVAHVERLPTIDWAQVDAGAALFAARCAVCHGPYGKPLPASELPPGVQRPPRDLWDAGFQRVTSDDELIAVVQHGHRAMPAIPGLQDDAKARTLLPFLRLLSPGFETYSYSCAPCHGDEGRANGVLARGEQRPRVVFDRAWLASKDRAQLRKEVAHMLEQHGARMPHFREALSDAELRAIVGHLKQND
- a CDS encoding universal stress protein, coding for MSNGKGLRTIVVGTDFSEDATAALGWAETIARDHGAHLVLVHAAPSEVLPAPEFIPLPAEYYERIHAESRQRLEGIAAEVRQRGLTVDCELLLSLPANGVLDVAARRNADLIVVGTRGQTGWKRALLGSTAARLVREATCPVLVVHPQDAGPPRPVRTIVVPTDFSEDASLAANAAAKLLGELGGERRLVLLHAYRCPIEAAHLPAKVLMDALRDAERAAQQSLESLAATLRRPGLTIDTMAREGYPPEVIVELARTAKADLIAMGTHGRSGLGRFLLGSTAERVLPTAPCPVLTVHRPS
- a CDS encoding NYN domain-containing protein is translated as MVDERKILAVFVDFENLALGFKAGERFDIERVLARLVEKGDIVVKRAYADWKRFADFRTQLHEAAFELIEIPGRGISGKNSADIRLCVDAMDLCNSKPHINTFVIVSGDSDFSPLVSKLKENGKHVIGLGTEASTSDLLRDNCHEFIYYEDLAAVVEEPAELPAANEKQRKAFALLLESLQALRRENRDVLWSSLIKETIKRKRPSFNEAFYGYKTFGKLLEDAARRGLLELTRDAQNRSYIVTRFGPEMSTRPAESAERAERTERAPEPEAAKAESAKPAAKKASRSPRSSRRRSRSSSPAATPAS